A DNA window from Acidobacteriota bacterium contains the following coding sequences:
- the priA gene encoding primosomal protein N', translating into MSRYVDIALPVPLDQTFTYAVNGVVPVIGARVLVPFSGQKLMGVVMRVHDETPQEAFEIKPVQQVLDDAALLPDELMDLARWIAQYYVAPLGEVLRGMFPLGAEVKRHFVYRITDVGRKILYEGAAKGASRRSKLSPEEQNREYLVLNYLEGGEAAKMSALRSATQANKALLEGMVKKKWLLREAVAEERDARRLEKIAVLVEDARLPRLNSNQTAILAELAAVGGRMRVRDLKDALAREGVPESTLSTLVRRELVRVEEAPEDFHFGGVAAQGKKHAHEHVLNEHQMEALGTIAAAMAKGGFAPHLLYGVTGSGKTAVYFAAMRRALDAGKSALLLVPEIGLTPAMTGQLVAAFGDEVALLHSQLTPDERAEQWHRIRGGEARVVVGTRSAVFAPLAKLGLIIVDEEHDGSYKQEETPRYHGRDVAVMRAKLNEAVVLLGSATPSLESWSNAEKGRYALIEMRARVMSRPLPAVELVDMRNEFRETGQEQIFSRRLIEETQATLDRGEQAIILLNRRGYSFVVMCRSCGGRIECENCAISMTYHKHRSDEDGIAKPGERLECHYCGFRRGVPKKCPKCESEHLYYMGAGSQQGEERLQEIFPNARIGRMDRDTVRGRSDMERLLARLHAGEINLLVGTQMIAKGHDVHGVTLVGVVGADFALGLPDFRAAERVFQLLTQVSGRAGRGELPGKVLVQTYHPDHYAVKFSASHDYPGFVAKEMQYRRWMHYPPYAVLANVVIQSERLEEATGWSTELGRWFQQARLDKVRVLGPAAAPISRLKRIYRFHFVLKAEKRQTLGAALRAMLQFAETREIPRRNLLVDVDAVHLM; encoded by the coding sequence GTGTCTCGTTACGTTGATATCGCGCTTCCGGTTCCGTTGGATCAGACCTTTACCTATGCGGTGAATGGGGTGGTCCCGGTTATTGGGGCGCGGGTGCTGGTGCCGTTCAGTGGGCAGAAGCTAATGGGCGTTGTGATGCGGGTGCATGACGAGACGCCGCAGGAGGCCTTTGAGATCAAGCCGGTGCAGCAGGTGCTCGACGATGCTGCTCTGCTGCCGGACGAGCTGATGGATCTGGCGCGATGGATTGCGCAGTATTACGTCGCTCCGCTGGGCGAGGTGCTGCGCGGAATGTTCCCGCTGGGTGCGGAGGTGAAACGTCACTTCGTCTATCGCATCACGGACGTTGGCAGAAAGATTCTCTACGAGGGAGCCGCGAAGGGAGCTTCGCGGCGGTCGAAGCTGAGCCCCGAGGAGCAGAACCGGGAGTACTTGGTGCTGAACTATCTCGAGGGAGGCGAGGCGGCGAAGATGTCCGCGCTGCGGTCGGCCACGCAGGCGAACAAGGCGCTCCTGGAAGGCATGGTGAAGAAGAAGTGGCTGCTGCGCGAGGCTGTCGCCGAGGAGCGCGACGCGCGGCGGTTGGAGAAGATCGCTGTTCTGGTCGAAGATGCGCGGCTGCCCAGGCTGAACTCAAATCAGACAGCGATTCTCGCTGAACTGGCGGCCGTGGGTGGTCGCATGCGAGTCCGCGATCTGAAGGATGCGCTTGCGCGCGAGGGAGTGCCGGAGTCGACGCTGAGTACCCTGGTGCGTCGGGAGCTGGTTCGGGTAGAAGAGGCGCCCGAAGATTTTCACTTTGGTGGCGTGGCAGCGCAGGGCAAGAAGCACGCGCACGAACATGTTCTGAACGAGCATCAGATGGAGGCGCTGGGGACGATTGCCGCGGCGATGGCGAAAGGCGGTTTCGCTCCGCATCTGCTCTATGGCGTGACGGGAAGCGGCAAGACGGCCGTGTACTTCGCCGCGATGCGTCGGGCGCTCGATGCGGGGAAGAGCGCGCTGCTGCTGGTGCCGGAGATCGGGCTGACGCCTGCGATGACGGGGCAGCTTGTGGCGGCGTTCGGCGACGAGGTGGCGCTACTGCACTCGCAGCTCACTCCGGATGAGCGCGCCGAGCAGTGGCACAGGATCAGGGGCGGCGAGGCGCGTGTCGTGGTCGGGACGAGATCGGCGGTCTTTGCCCCGCTGGCGAAGCTCGGCTTGATCATTGTCGACGAAGAGCACGACGGAAGTTACAAGCAGGAGGAGACGCCGCGCTACCACGGGCGCGACGTAGCGGTGATGCGGGCGAAGCTAAACGAGGCGGTGGTACTGCTGGGGTCGGCGACGCCCTCGCTCGAGAGCTGGTCGAACGCAGAGAAGGGCCGTTATGCACTGATCGAAATGCGAGCGCGCGTGATGTCGCGGCCGCTACCCGCCGTCGAGTTGGTGGACATGCGCAACGAGTTTCGCGAGACGGGGCAGGAGCAGATCTTCTCGCGCCGCCTCATCGAAGAGACGCAGGCGACGCTCGACCGCGGCGAGCAGGCGATCATCCTGCTCAACCGGCGCGGCTACTCGTTCGTGGTGATGTGCCGGAGCTGCGGCGGCAGGATCGAGTGCGAGAACTGCGCGATCTCGATGACGTATCACAAGCACCGCTCGGACGAAGACGGCATCGCGAAGCCCGGCGAGCGGTTGGAGTGTCATTACTGCGGCTTCCGGCGTGGCGTCCCGAAGAAGTGCCCGAAGTGCGAGAGCGAGCATTTGTACTACATGGGAGCCGGCTCGCAGCAGGGCGAGGAGCGGTTGCAGGAGATCTTCCCCAACGCGCGCATCGGACGCATGGACCGCGACACCGTGCGCGGGCGCAGCGATATGGAGCGCCTGCTGGCCAGGCTCCACGCAGGCGAGATCAACCTGCTGGTGGGAACGCAGATGATTGCCAAGGGGCACGATGTCCACGGTGTGACGCTGGTTGGCGTGGTGGGTGCGGACTTCGCGCTGGGACTTCCTGACTTCCGCGCGGCCGAGCGTGTCTTCCAGCTACTGACACAGGTCTCAGGGCGCGCTGGGCGTGGTGAGCTGCCGGGCAAGGTGCTGGTGCAGACGTACCACCCCGATCACTACGCCGTGAAGTTCTCGGCGTCGCATGATTACCCCGGCTTCGTTGCCAAAGAGATGCAGTACAGGCGGTGGATGCACTATCCGCCGTATGCTGTGCTGGCGAATGTGGTGATACAAAGCGAGCGGCTGGAGGAGGCGACCGGCTGGTCAACAGAACTGGGACGGTGGTTTCAGCAGGCACGACTCGACAAGGTCCGCGTGTTGGGACCTGCGGCTGCGCCTATCTCACGGTTGAAGCGCATCTATCGCTTTCATTTCGTGCTGAAGGCAGAGAAGAGGCAGACCTTGGGTGCTGCCCTGCGAGCCATGTTGCAGTTCGCAGAAACACGAGAGATTCCACGCCGAAACCTTCTGGTCGACGTGGATGCCGTGCACCTGATGTAG
- a CDS encoding integration host factor subunit beta, which produces MIKQDLIQRVVERTGLPRTKAEAAVDAIFESMKQTLVAGDRIELRGFGVFTVKPRKTGIGRNPRTGAEVTIAPGKAVRFKPGKELHLLT; this is translated from the coding sequence ATGATCAAGCAAGATCTAATACAGAGGGTTGTTGAACGCACCGGCCTGCCAAGAACTAAAGCAGAGGCTGCGGTAGACGCTATCTTCGAAAGCATGAAACAAACACTGGTTGCAGGCGATCGCATCGAGCTTCGCGGCTTTGGGGTATTTACCGTCAAACCGCGCAAGACCGGCATCGGGCGCAACCCCAGGACGGGAGCAGAGGTCACCATCGCCCCCGGCAAAGCGGTTCGTTTCAAGCCCGGCAAAGAGCTGCATCTACTCACCTAG
- a CDS encoding dCTP deaminase, whose product MAIKSDRWIRRQAKENGMITPFSEKQVREGVISYGLSSYGYDLRVSNEFKIFTNVNSAIIDPKNFDERSFVSVEADSVIVPPNSFALARSIEYFKIPRDVLTICVGKSTYARCGIIVNVTPFEPEWEGYVTLEISNTTPLPARVYANEGLCQILFFQSDEVCEVSYADRKGKYQKQQGIVLPKL is encoded by the coding sequence GTGGCCATTAAAAGCGACCGTTGGATTCGCCGGCAGGCGAAAGAAAATGGAATGATTACCCCGTTCAGCGAGAAACAGGTTCGTGAGGGCGTGATCTCCTATGGGTTGTCTTCGTATGGGTATGACCTTAGGGTCTCCAACGAGTTCAAGATCTTTACAAACGTGAACAGTGCGATTATCGACCCAAAAAACTTCGATGAACGCTCGTTTGTTTCCGTGGAAGCCGATAGCGTCATCGTGCCGCCAAACTCGTTTGCGCTGGCGCGGTCGATCGAATACTTCAAGATTCCCCGGGATGTGCTGACGATCTGCGTAGGGAAGTCGACTTACGCGCGCTGCGGCATTATCGTGAACGTGACGCCGTTCGAGCCTGAGTGGGAGGGGTACGTCACACTCGAGATATCGAATACAACACCCTTGCCTGCGCGCGTCTATGCAAACGAGGGGCTGTGTCAGATACTGTTCTTCCAGTCCGATGAGGTTTGCGAAGTGAGTTATGCGGACCGTAAGGGCAAGTACCAGAAGCAACAGGGCATTGTTCTGCCCAAGCTCTAG
- a CDS encoding response regulator transcription factor, with protein MTDTVPKEHLRIGLIATDPLRVLGLQTIFAEANIDVLSLSVPGALDASGVSVIMIDAACTDHIFELLETFRRSRPHLRLIVIGLDESHEHIQRVIGAGAKGYLAHTARENEIRLAVEIVSDGSVWAPRKVLARLLEASASAGDIGPAAEPKFTERESQVLKLLVAGQPNRDIAAALGIDAATVKAHVGRLMRKVGVENRIALTMQAVSRNLITK; from the coding sequence ATGACTGACACTGTGCCGAAAGAGCATCTGCGTATTGGCTTGATTGCGACCGATCCCCTGCGTGTGCTGGGATTGCAGACGATCTTTGCCGAAGCGAACATCGACGTGCTCTCGTTGTCGGTCCCGGGCGCGCTCGATGCCTCGGGTGTCTCGGTCATCATGATCGACGCCGCCTGCACCGATCACATCTTCGAGCTGCTGGAGACGTTCCGGCGCTCGCGGCCTCATCTTCGGCTAATTGTCATCGGGCTCGATGAATCGCACGAACATATTCAACGCGTCATTGGGGCCGGGGCAAAGGGGTATCTCGCGCACACTGCCCGCGAGAATGAGATCAGGCTTGCGGTTGAGATTGTGAGCGACGGCTCGGTCTGGGCGCCGCGCAAGGTCCTGGCACGGCTGCTTGAGGCTTCGGCCTCTGCCGGGGACATCGGTCCCGCAGCGGAACCGAAATTCACGGAACGCGAGAGCCAGGTGTTGAAGCTGTTGGTGGCCGGACAACCAAACCGGGACATTGCAGCCGCGCTGGGAATCGATGCCGCAACCGTCAAGGCGCATGTCGGGCGGTTGATGCGAAAGGTCGGGGTGGAAAACCGTATCGCATTGACAATGCAGGCCGTAAGCCGCAACCTGATCACGAAATAG
- a CDS encoding lipid-binding SYLF domain-containing protein yields the protein MKRLSVIVCGLALTVASTAAFGASDKAKLVERLQDAQAVITQIMAAPDKGIPSAILSGAKCVTVIPSYKKAAFVVGAQYGQGVVTCRTPRGWSAPVFVQLAGGSFGFQIGVQGTDLIILAMNDRGLQDMLKNKFKIGADAAASAGPVGRNAQAGTDWKMNAELLTYSRSKGLFAGIDLDGSVLSQNQDDTRVMYGDAVPFETILKGNRATPDEARPFVRTVVKYFVEAREDNK from the coding sequence ATGAAGCGTTTGTCTGTGATTGTGTGCGGTTTGGCCCTGACTGTTGCATCGACGGCTGCCTTTGGCGCCAGCGACAAGGCAAAGCTGGTGGAGAGGTTGCAGGACGCCCAGGCCGTTATTACGCAGATTATGGCCGCGCCGGATAAGGGCATTCCGTCGGCAATCCTCTCGGGCGCCAAGTGCGTCACGGTCATTCCCAGCTACAAGAAGGCGGCGTTTGTTGTCGGCGCTCAGTATGGGCAGGGCGTGGTGACCTGCCGCACTCCGCGCGGGTGGAGCGCCCCTGTTTTTGTGCAGCTTGCCGGAGGCAGCTTTGGCTTCCAGATTGGCGTGCAGGGGACGGACCTGATCATCCTTGCGATGAATGACCGGGGCCTTCAGGACATGCTGAAGAACAAGTTCAAGATCGGGGCCGACGCGGCAGCTTCGGCTGGGCCGGTGGGACGCAACGCACAAGCCGGAACCGATTGGAAGATGAATGCCGAACTGCTGACCTACTCCCGCAGCAAGGGGCTCTTTGCCGGTATCGATCTCGATGGCTCGGTGTTGTCGCAGAACCAGGACGATACCCGCGTGATGTACGGCGATGCTGTGCCGTTTGAGACGATTCTGAAGGGAAATCGGGCGACGCCGGATGAGGCGCGGCCGTTTGTCCGTACAGTCGTGAAATACTTTGTCGAAGCGCGCGAAGATAATAAATAG
- a CDS encoding lysophospholipid acyltransferase family protein, with product MRETLEFAAVWLLVRALGLLPRRLARAVGAEIGEAAYGALKRLRKVGLRNLRLAFPDRSEVLRGRTLREEYRHLGWLLAEFCLMPRYTAESASEFIRYDGLENYLQARDKGRGVLVLTGHLGAWELSSFYHSLMGYPMGMVIRRLDNPLVDQFVNNIRCLHGNRVIHKDDFARGLIASMRAGETVGILMDTNMTPPQGVFVPFFGIEACTASGMARVAVKTGAAVVPGFLLWEKSEQRYVLRFGKELPVVATGDAERDALTNTAAFTAVIESYIRQYPDQWLWMHRRWKTRPAGEKGIY from the coding sequence CTGCGCGAGACGCTGGAGTTTGCCGCCGTATGGTTGCTGGTGCGTGCGCTGGGCCTGCTGCCGCGTCGCCTGGCCCGGGCAGTTGGCGCGGAGATTGGCGAAGCAGCCTACGGCGCTCTGAAACGCCTGCGCAAGGTTGGACTCAGGAATCTTCGGCTGGCATTTCCCGATCGCAGCGAGGTTCTTCGCGGGCGGACGTTGCGCGAGGAGTATCGGCACCTGGGCTGGCTGCTCGCCGAGTTCTGCCTGATGCCTCGTTACACGGCGGAGTCGGCGAGCGAGTTTATCCGGTACGACGGACTCGAAAATTATCTACAGGCACGAGACAAGGGAAGGGGGGTGCTTGTGCTGACCGGGCACCTGGGCGCGTGGGAGCTTTCGAGCTTCTATCACTCCCTGATGGGCTATCCCATGGGCATGGTGATCCGGCGGCTCGACAACCCCCTCGTCGACCAGTTTGTGAATAACATCCGTTGCCTGCACGGCAACCGCGTGATTCACAAGGACGACTTTGCGCGCGGCCTGATTGCCTCCATGCGCGCCGGCGAGACCGTCGGAATCCTGATGGACACGAACATGACTCCGCCGCAGGGCGTCTTTGTGCCGTTCTTCGGGATAGAGGCCTGTACAGCATCGGGTATGGCGCGTGTGGCCGTAAAGACCGGCGCGGCAGTGGTGCCCGGCTTCCTGCTGTGGGAGAAGAGCGAGCAGAGATATGTTCTTCGTTTCGGCAAGGAGCTGCCGGTTGTAGCAACGGGCGACGCGGAACGCGATGCGTTGACGAACACAGCTGCGTTTACAGCAGTGATTGAGTCATACATACGCCAGTATCCAGATCAGTGGCTGTGGATGCACCGGCGATGGAAGACCCGCCCTGCCGGGGAGAAGGGAATCTACTGA
- a CDS encoding UDP-3-O-(3-hydroxymyristoyl)glucosamine N-acyltransferase: MANTAEIAQWVGAEAQGTAAQDIKRVAGLESATADAVVFAMDASTLELALASEAGAILASEKLRPLEARQGDPRVLWVRDARYAFAVAGQRLDVQNRETGVHPTAVIGQDVVIGPGASIGPGVVLGDGVRIGRNVRIEARATLYPGVVMGDEVVVQAGVVLGSTGFGYARNAETGEYLLFPQQGRLVIEDRVEIGANTTIDRGALGETRIGRGTKIDNLVHIGHNCIIGRNVVIAAQTGISGSSVVEDGAILGGQVGIGEHATVGEGVILGGGAGVLSGKKMRGKGEVFWGRPARPLKEYLRDLARLKQR, encoded by the coding sequence ATGGCAAATACTGCGGAGATCGCGCAGTGGGTTGGCGCAGAAGCACAGGGGACTGCGGCGCAGGACATCAAGCGTGTCGCAGGGTTGGAGAGCGCGACGGCGGATGCCGTTGTCTTCGCCATGGACGCTTCGACGCTTGAGCTGGCGCTGGCATCAGAGGCAGGGGCGATCCTTGCTTCGGAAAAGCTGCGCCCCTTAGAGGCACGGCAGGGCGATCCTCGAGTCCTGTGGGTGCGAGACGCGCGCTACGCATTCGCCGTAGCAGGCCAGCGGTTGGACGTGCAGAATCGCGAAACCGGGGTGCATCCTACCGCTGTGATCGGACAGGACGTTGTGATTGGCCCGGGTGCATCGATTGGACCGGGAGTAGTGCTCGGCGATGGGGTCAGAATTGGACGCAATGTAAGGATCGAGGCGCGGGCCACGCTCTATCCCGGCGTGGTTATGGGCGATGAGGTAGTCGTTCAGGCAGGTGTTGTGCTGGGCTCGACCGGCTTCGGTTATGCCCGCAACGCAGAGACCGGCGAATACCTGCTCTTCCCACAGCAGGGCAGGCTGGTGATCGAAGATCGCGTCGAGATCGGAGCGAATACAACGATCGATCGGGGCGCGTTGGGAGAGACGCGAATAGGTCGCGGGACGAAGATCGACAACCTGGTGCACATCGGCCACAACTGCATCATCGGCAGGAACGTCGTGATTGCGGCGCAAACGGGCATCTCCGGCTCAAGTGTTGTGGAAGACGGCGCGATCCTCGGCGGGCAGGTTGGCATTGGAGAGCACGCGACAGTGGGTGAAGGCGTCATTCTCGGCGGCGGTGCCGGAGTGCTGAGCGGCAAGAAGATGCGCGGCAAGGGTGAGGTCTTCTGGGGAAGACCGGCGCGGCCGCTGAAGGAATACCTGCGCGATCTGGCGCGTCTGAAGCAGCGATAG
- a CDS encoding GGDEF domain-containing protein yields the protein MAFGRAWGYTPPLYELLSGAGTMDTTTLVLANGLLFALYAGVMLVNARIVGGTRGAMWFAGANLLRGASMLLVGVEWMDLTPARYAAAISAMFAVVGALMLHQAFADLLERGELMRGVQVALVVAMAAGSTLMILFPSLEFLLGVMLCGVLSLQFAVIALLVFRFSGEGVGPAGWLTGLALLFYAFMLMLRAVLSTKFGIKTLNISAPIIPVWLMACIVTSAATAFGFMSLSTAKLRVELLWRAQVDELTGLLNRWALKRMVMREIERCRRRKSSLAVIMIDLDGLKRVNDTTGHSSGDVMLQAVAGVLHEAVREQDSVARMGGDEFCVLLSETSLDEAIIVAERLREEIQGLIVNYRGETVRTGASLGVASSDVCGLGWQLLMDSSDSALYRAKRDGRNRVVAAKKESAAEISTQVERASFIGERSKLAN from the coding sequence GTGGCATTTGGCCGTGCGTGGGGCTACACTCCCCCGTTATATGAGTTGCTGTCGGGTGCGGGCACGATGGACACGACGACGCTGGTACTGGCAAACGGTCTGCTCTTTGCACTCTATGCGGGAGTGATGCTGGTCAATGCCAGGATTGTGGGTGGAACGCGTGGGGCGATGTGGTTCGCGGGCGCAAACCTGCTTCGTGGAGCATCGATGCTGCTTGTCGGGGTCGAATGGATGGACCTTACTCCCGCGCGATACGCCGCGGCAATCAGCGCAATGTTTGCTGTTGTCGGTGCATTGATGCTGCACCAGGCCTTTGCCGACCTGCTTGAGCGCGGCGAACTGATGCGCGGCGTGCAGGTTGCACTGGTAGTCGCAATGGCTGCCGGTTCAACGCTGATGATCCTCTTTCCATCGCTGGAATTTCTTCTTGGAGTGATGCTCTGCGGGGTCTTGAGTCTCCAGTTTGCGGTGATCGCTCTTCTGGTGTTCCGGTTTTCCGGTGAGGGGGTAGGTCCGGCGGGGTGGCTAACCGGACTTGCACTGCTGTTCTATGCCTTCATGTTGATGTTGCGGGCAGTCCTCTCCACCAAATTCGGCATAAAGACGCTGAATATCTCTGCGCCAATCATTCCGGTCTGGCTGATGGCGTGCATCGTGACCAGCGCCGCCACCGCGTTCGGCTTTATGTCGCTTTCCACGGCGAAGCTGCGTGTTGAGCTTCTGTGGAGAGCGCAGGTTGACGAGTTGACCGGTCTGCTCAATCGCTGGGCATTGAAGCGTATGGTGATGCGCGAGATCGAACGGTGCAGGCGAAGAAAGAGCTCCCTTGCTGTCATCATGATCGACCTTGATGGCTTGAAACGGGTGAACGATACGACGGGGCACAGCTCTGGCGATGTAATGTTGCAGGCTGTAGCTGGGGTGTTGCACGAGGCGGTGCGCGAGCAGGACTCCGTGGCGCGCATGGGAGGCGATGAGTTTTGCGTGCTCCTGTCGGAGACATCGCTAGACGAGGCGATCATTGTCGCCGAAAGGCTGCGAGAAGAGATTCAAGGCCTCATCGTCAACTATCGGGGTGAGACGGTGAGGACCGGGGCGAGTCTCGGCGTGGCATCGTCCGATGTCTGTGGGCTGGGCTGGCAACTGCTGATGGACTCCAGTGATTCGGCGCTCTATCGGGCAAAGCGCGACGGCAGAAACCGTGTCGTAGCGGCAAAGAAAGAGAGCGCCGCAGAAATTTCCACGCAGGTGGAGAGAGCGTCGTTCATCGGTGAGCGGAGCAAACTTGCAAATTAG
- the bshB1 gene encoding bacillithiol biosynthesis deacetylase BshB1 yields the protein MSSTPHSLPPTPCPTDILAIAAHRDDVEQTCGGTLLAMHARGWRTGILDLTQGESGTRGTAAERQAEAEEAARILNVEHREALDLPDSNVENTLANRLKIASVIRRLRPRVVILPYWQGRHPDHYTTATLGYEACFVSGLSKVEIPGSTDAPHRPYKILYASLYADVRPSFVVDITLYMEQRLQSLLAYRSQYANQAAGGSLFVPGEEIRERTFATARHYGLLAGVRYAEPFVQKEVGLVDDLMVLPVQSI from the coding sequence ATGTCCTCTACTCCCCATTCCCTACCCCCTACTCCCTGCCCCACTGACATTCTCGCCATTGCCGCGCATCGGGACGATGTGGAACAGACATGTGGCGGCACTCTGCTCGCCATGCACGCGCGGGGGTGGCGGACAGGCATCCTCGATCTGACGCAGGGCGAGTCCGGCACTCGTGGAACGGCGGCAGAGCGCCAGGCCGAAGCTGAAGAAGCAGCGCGCATCCTGAACGTCGAGCATCGCGAGGCGCTCGACCTGCCCGACAGCAACGTCGAGAACACACTGGCCAATCGCCTGAAGATCGCCTCGGTGATTCGCAGACTACGTCCGCGCGTGGTCATTCTGCCTTACTGGCAAGGTCGTCACCCGGACCACTACACCACAGCTACGCTCGGCTACGAGGCCTGTTTTGTCAGCGGCCTCAGCAAGGTGGAAATCCCCGGAAGCACGGACGCGCCGCATCGCCCATACAAGATTCTTTACGCCTCGCTTTATGCGGATGTGCGGCCGAGTTTTGTCGTCGACATTACTCTGTATATGGAGCAGCGGCTGCAATCTTTGCTGGCCTACCGGTCGCAGTACGCCAACCAGGCAGCAGGAGGATCGCTCTTCGTTCCTGGAGAAGAAATCCGCGAACGCACCTTCGCAACCGCAAGACATTATGGACTTCTGGCAGGCGTACGGTACGCCGAGCCTTTTGTTCAAAAAGAGGTTGGACTTGTCGATGACCTGATGGTTCTTCCCGTGCAGTCTATCTAA
- a CDS encoding bifunctional homocysteine S-methyltransferase/methylenetetrahydrofolate reductase, which translates to MTNALNAEKSVAGVRRLFQGSPVLCDGAMGTMLYARGVFINRCYDELNLTQPETVRAIHQEYLQAGAEVIETNTFGANAYRLEHYGLRDKVAQINTSGVRLARECVNQIREKQAAEAYVAGAIGPLGVRLEPLGKVGLDEARAAFAEQIAALVEGGPGVGADLLSIETMTSLTEAEQAVAAARAVAPDVPVIVMVTVDEEGNCLDGTSAETAAERLTATGADAIGCNCSAGPATVLSVIERMRPLTSLPLAAMPNAGIPRAVEGRTIYLTSPEYMASFTRKLVKAGVSLVGGCCGTTPSYTRAMKSALRAMDAMDAGAQVIERRAEPHTENKIAPPLLAQRSKIGAMVAAGEFVSMVEIVPPKGIDCTKEIEGASQLHKLGVDAINVPDSPRASARMSAQSLCVQIQQHVGIETILHYTCRDRNVLSIQSDLIGASSIGLKNILCLTGDPPKLGNYPDATAVFDVDAIGLVNIVRNLNYGLDIGKNSIGTSTGFTISVAANPGVPDIDQEVRRFAYKVEAGAEFAITQPVFDLRVLEEFLRRIEGFRIPVIAGIWPLTSFRNAEFMKNDLRVSMPDEIMARMAAVPSPEAARAEGVKIAQEMLAEARPMVQGVQVSAPFGKYAAAAQVLGLIEGGA; encoded by the coding sequence ATGACCAACGCTTTGAACGCAGAGAAGAGTGTCGCCGGGGTGCGGCGGCTGTTTCAGGGATCGCCTGTGCTATGCGACGGCGCCATGGGCACGATGCTCTACGCCCGCGGTGTCTTCATTAATCGCTGCTATGACGAACTGAACCTGACGCAGCCGGAGACCGTCCGCGCCATCCACCAGGAGTATCTTCAGGCCGGGGCCGAGGTCATCGAGACCAACACCTTCGGCGCAAACGCCTACCGGTTGGAGCACTACGGTCTCCGCGACAAGGTCGCCCAGATCAACACCTCCGGCGTTCGCCTGGCGCGCGAGTGCGTCAACCAGATCCGCGAGAAGCAGGCGGCAGAGGCTTACGTTGCCGGAGCTATCGGGCCGCTTGGTGTTCGTCTTGAGCCGCTCGGCAAGGTCGGCCTCGACGAGGCGCGTGCAGCCTTTGCTGAGCAGATTGCCGCGCTGGTGGAGGGCGGACCGGGCGTGGGAGCCGACCTGCTGAGCATCGAAACCATGACCTCGTTGACCGAGGCCGAGCAGGCTGTCGCCGCCGCTCGCGCCGTCGCTCCCGATGTTCCTGTGATCGTGATGGTGACGGTCGACGAAGAGGGCAACTGTCTCGACGGTACTTCGGCCGAGACAGCGGCCGAGCGCCTGACTGCTACAGGTGCGGACGCGATCGGATGTAACTGTAGCGCCGGTCCCGCGACGGTGTTGAGCGTGATTGAACGTATGCGTCCGTTGACGTCGCTCCCTCTGGCAGCCATGCCGAATGCGGGAATCCCCCGCGCGGTTGAGGGCAGGACGATCTATCTGACCTCTCCCGAGTACATGGCCAGCTTTACCCGCAAGCTGGTGAAAGCTGGTGTGTCGCTGGTCGGCGGCTGCTGCGGAACGACACCCAGCTACACGCGGGCGATGAAAAGCGCCCTTCGTGCGATGGACGCGATGGACGCCGGAGCGCAGGTGATCGAACGCCGCGCCGAGCCGCACACGGAGAACAAGATTGCGCCACCCCTACTGGCGCAGCGTTCCAAGATCGGAGCCATGGTGGCCGCCGGCGAATTCGTCTCGATGGTGGAGATTGTTCCGCCCAAGGGAATCGACTGCACGAAGGAGATCGAGGGAGCATCGCAGTTGCACAAGCTCGGCGTCGACGCGATCAATGTGCCCGACTCGCCGCGAGCCAGCGCCCGCATGAGCGCGCAGAGCCTGTGCGTGCAGATACAGCAGCATGTCGGCATCGAGACGATCCTTCACTACACGTGCCGCGATAGAAACGTGCTGAGCATCCAGAGCGACCTGATCGGAGCATCCTCGATCGGACTTAAGAACATCCTCTGCCTTACAGGCGATCCGCCAAAGCTGGGCAACTATCCGGACGCGACGGCAGTCTTCGATGTGGATGCCATTGGGTTGGTGAACATCGTTCGCAACCTGAACTACGGCCTCGATATCGGCAAGAACTCCATCGGAACTTCGACGGGATTCACCATCTCTGTTGCTGCGAATCCTGGCGTCCCCGACATTGATCAGGAGGTGCGCCGCTTCGCCTATAAGGTGGAGGCAGGCGCGGAGTTCGCCATCACACAGCCGGTCTTCGACCTGCGCGTGCTCGAAGAGTTCCTCCGCAGGATCGAAGGCTTCCGCATCCCAGTCATTGCCGGTATCTGGCCGCTGACGAGCTTCAGGAATGCCGAGTTCATGAAGAATGATCTGCGCGTCAGCATGCCCGACGAGATCATGGCGAGGATGGCTGCTGTACCGTCGCCTGAAGCGGCTCGCGCCGAGGGCGTAAAAATTGCGCAGGAGATGCTGGCTGAGGCGCGGCCGATGGTGCAGGGTGTTCAGGTCTCGGCGCCCTTCGGCAAGTACGCAGCTGCGGCGCAGGTGCTTGGACTGATCGAAGGCGGTGCATAG